Proteins from one Dama dama isolate Ldn47 chromosome 12, ASM3311817v1, whole genome shotgun sequence genomic window:
- the JMJD7 gene encoding bifunctional peptidase and (3S)-lysyl hydroxylase JMJD7 isoform X2, giving the protein MAEAALDAVRRELREFPAAARELSVPLAVPHLDEPPSPLHFYRDWVCPNRPCIIRNALQHWPALRKWSLPYLRATVGSTEVSVAVTPDGYADAVRGDRFVMPAERRLPLSHVLDVLEGRAQHPGVLYVQKQCSNLPTQLPQLLPDVEPHVPWASEALVHKDHYENLYCVVSGEKHFLLHPPSDRPFIPYELYTQATYQLTEEGSFKMVDEEAMEKVPWIPLDPLAPDLARYPSYCQAQALRCTVRAGEMLYLPALWFHHVQQSHGCIAVNFWYDMEYDLKYSYFQLLDSLSKVSGLN; this is encoded by the exons AGCTCAGCGTGCCTCTTGCTGTTCCCCACCTGGATGAGCCCCCCAGTCCCCTCCACTTCTACCGGGACTGGGTCTGCCCCAACAGGCCCTGCATCATCCGAAACGCCCTGCAGCACTGGCCAGCCCTCCGGAAGTGGTCCCTCCCCTACCTCAG GGCCACCGTGGGCTCCACAGAGGTGAGTGTGGCAGTGACCCCAGATGGCTACGCGGATGCCGTGCGAGGGGACCGCTTTGTGATGCCTGCTGAGCGCCGCCTGCCCCTGAGCCACGTGCTGGACGTACTGGAGGGCCGAGCCCAGCACCCTGGGGTTCTCTACGTGCAGAAGCAGTGCTCCAACCTGCCCACCCAGCTGCCCCAGCTGCTGCCTGATGTGGAGCCCCATGTGCCCTGGGCCTCTGAGGCGCTGG TGCATAAGGACCATTATGAGAACCTCTACTGTGTGGTCTCGGGAGAGAAACACTTCCTGCTGCATCCACCCAGTGACCGGCCCTTCATCCCCTATG AGCTGTACACACAGGCAACCTACCAGCTAACCGAAGAGGGCTCATTCAAGATGGTGGATGAAGAGGCCATGGAGAAG GTGCCGTGGATCCCCCTGGACCCCCTGGCTCCAGATCTGGCCCGGTACCCCAGTTACTGCCAGGCCCAGGCACTTCGCTGCACAGTGCGGGCGGGTGAGATGCTCTACCTGCCGGCTCTGTGGTTCCACCACGTCCAGCAGTCCCATGGCTGCATTGCTG TGAATTTCTGGTATGACATGGAGTATGACCTTAAGTACAGTTACTTCCAGCTGCTCGACTCCCTCAGTAAGGTCTCCGGCCTCAACTGA
- the PLA2G4B gene encoding cytosolic phospholipase A2 beta codes for MALAKVPGTCLLTIRVLQARGLPSKDIVTASDCYVTLWLPTASSHQLQTRTVKNCRNPVWNQSFHFRIHSQIKNIVHLRVFDQDLLTTDDPVLSVLFDVGTLRAGESRRESFSLSPQGEERLEVEFRLQNLTDGAECLFSNGILVARELSCLHVRLEKAGDLQESESRVQLVVPGSCEGPQEASVGAGSFRFHWPACWEQELSIHLQDAPQEQLKVPLRALPSGQVVRLVFPTSQEPLMKVELKNEEGPRELAVRLGCGPCAEEQAFLSRRKQVVAKALQQALQLDGDLREDEIPVVAIMATGGGIRAMTSLYGQLAGLKALGLLDCVSYITGASGSTWALANLYEDPEWSQKDLAGPIESLKTQVTKSKLGVLAPRQLLRYQQELAERARLGHPTCFTNLWALINEALLHDEPHDHKLSDQREALSRGQNPLPIYCALNTKEQNLTTFEFGEWCEFSPYEVGFPKYGAFIPPELFGSEFFMGRLTKQLPESRICFLEGIWSNLYAANLQDSLYWSSEPSQFWDRWAQARASLDKEQVPLLKIQEPPTVAGRIAEVFTDLLTRRPLAQATHNFLRGFSFHKDYFQHPHFSAWKATKLDGLPNELTPAEPYLCLLDVGYLVNTSCPPLLPPTRDVDLILSLDYNLHGAFQQLQLLGRFCQEQGIPFPPISPSPEEQRQPQECHLFLDPARPDIPAVLHFPLVNASFRDHSAPGVRRTAEEQAAGEVNLSASDSPYHYSKVTYSLEDVDKLLRLTQYNICNNQERLLEALREAVQRRRQRTQHRPSDGREGATSGPTAPDSL; via the exons ATGGCTCTG GCAAAGGTGCCTGGGACCTGCTTACTCACCATTCGTGTCCTGCAGGCTCGTGGCCTGCCCTCCAAGGACATCG TGACTGCCTCTGACTGCTACGTGACCCTATGGCTGCCCACGGCCTCCAGCCACCAGCTGCAGACGCGCACAGTCAAGAACTGCAGAAACCCCGTCTGGAATCAAAGCTTCCACTTCCGAATCCATAGCCAGATCAAG AACATCGTGCATCTTAGAGTCTTTGACCAGGACCTTCTGACCACGGATGACCCTGTGTTGTCAGTGCTGTTTGACGTGGGGACCTTGCGGGCTGGGGAGTCCCGGCGTGAGAGCTTCTCACTGAGCCCTCAG GGTGAGGAGCGCCTGGAAGTTGAATTTCGGCTGCAGAATCT GACTGATGGTGCTGAGTGCCTCTTCAGCAATGGCATCCTAGTG GCCCGGGAGCTCTCCTGCTTGCATGTTCGACTGGAGAAGGCAGGGGACCTGCAGG AGTCAGAGAGCAGAGTTCAGCTTGTGGTTCCTGGGTCCTGTGAGGGTCCACAGGAGGCTTCCGTGGGCGCCGGCTCCTTCCGCTTCCATTGGCCGGCCTGCTGGGAGCAGGAGCTGAGTATTCACCTGCAG GATGCCCCCCAGGAGCAGCTGAAGGTGCCCCTGAGGGCCCTGCCTTCTGGCCAAGTGGTGCGACTCGTCTTCCCTACATCCCAG GAGCCCCTGATgaaagtggagctgaaaaatgaAGAAGG ACCCAGGGAATTGGCTGTGCGGCTGGGCTGCGGGCCCTGCGCTGAGGAGCAGGCCTTCCTGAGCAGGAGGAAGCAGGTGGTGGCCAAGGCCCTGCAGCAGGCCCTGCAGCTGGATGGAGACCTGCGGGAAGATGAG ATCCCAGTGGTTGCTATTATGGCCACCGGTGGTGGTATCCGGGCCATGACCTCACTGTATGGGCAGCTGGCTGGCCTAAAGGCGCTTGGCCTCTTGGATTGTGTCTCCTACATCACGGGGGCCTCGGGCTCCACTTG GGCTTTGGCCAACCTCTACGAGGATCCAGAGTGGTCTCAGAAGGACCTGGCAGGGCCCATCGAGTCACTGAAGACCCAGGTGACCAAGAGCAAGCTGGGCGTGCTAGCCCCCAGGCAGCTACTGCGGTACCAGCAGGAGCTGGCTGAGCGTGCCCGCCTGGGCCACCCGACCTGCTTCACCAACCTGTGGGCCCTCATCAATGAGGCGCTGCTACATGATGAG cctcaTGACCACAAGCTCTCAGACCAGCGGGAGGCCCTGAGTCGAGGCCAGAACCCCCTGCCCATCTACTGTGCTCTCAACACCAAGGAACAGAATCTGACCACCTTTGAATTTGGGG AGTGGTGTGAGTTCTCCCCCTACGAGGTCGGCTTTCCCAAGTACGGCGCCTTCATCCCCCCCGAGCTCTTTGGCTCTGAGTTCTTCATGGGGCGCCTGACAAAACAGCTTCCTGAGTCCCGCATCTGTTTCCTGGAAG GTATCTGGAGCAACCTGTATGCAGCCAACCTCCAGGACAGCCTGTACTGGTCATCCGAGCCCAGCCAGTTCTGGGACCGCTGGGCACAAGCTCGGGCCAGCCTGG ACAAGGAGCAGGTCCCCCTTCTGAAGATACAAGAGCCTCCCACGGTGGCTGGCAGGATAGCAGAGGTTTTCACTGACCTTCTGACGCGGCGTCCACTTGCCCAGGCCACCCACAATTTCCTACGTGGCTTCTCCTTCCACAAGGACTATTTTCAGCATCCTCACTTTTCTGCCTGGAAAG CTACCAAGCTGGACGGCCTCCCCAACGAGCTGACACCTGCAGAGCCCTACCTTTGCTTGCTGGATGTTGGCTACCTTGTCAATACCAGCTGCCcacccctcctgccacccacacgGGACGTGGACCTCATCCTGTCGCTAGATTACAATCTCCATGGAGCCTTCCAG CAGCTGCAGCTTCTGGGTCGGTTCTGCCAGGAACAGGGCATCCCGTTCCCGCCCATCTCGCCCAGCCCCGAGGAGCAGCGCCAGCCCCAAGAGTGCCACCTCTTCTTGGACCCTGCCCGCCCCGACATCCCTGCCGTGCTGCACTTCCCTCTGGTCAACGCCTCCTTCAGGGACCACTCTGCCCCTG GGGTCCGGCGGACAGCTGAggagcaggcagctggggaggtgaaCTTATCTGCATCCGACTCCCCCTACCACTACTCGAAGGTAACCTACAGCCTGGAGGATGTGGACAAGCTGCTCCGCCTGACGCAGTACAACATTTGCAACAACCAGGAGCGGCTGCTGGAGGCCCTGCGTGAGGCCGTGCAGAGGCGGAGGCAGCGCACACAGCACCGCCCCAGTGATGGGCGGGAAGGAGCCACATCCGGCCCCACGGCCCCCGACTCTCTTTAA
- the JMJD7 gene encoding bifunctional peptidase and (3S)-lysyl hydroxylase JMJD7 isoform X1, with amino-acid sequence MAEAALDAVRRELREFPAAARELSVPLAVPHLDEPPSPLHFYRDWVCPNRPCIIRNALQHWPALRKWSLPYLRATVGSTEVSVAVTPDGYADAVRGDRFVMPAERRLPLSHVLDVLEGRAQHPGVLYVQKQCSNLPTQLPQLLPDVEPHVPWASEALGKMPDAVNFWLGEAAAVTSLHKDHYENLYCVVSGEKHFLLHPPSDRPFIPYELYTQATYQLTEEGSFKMVDEEAMEKVPWIPLDPLAPDLARYPSYCQAQALRCTVRAGEMLYLPALWFHHVQQSHGCIAVNFWYDMEYDLKYSYFQLLDSLSKVSGLN; translated from the exons AGCTCAGCGTGCCTCTTGCTGTTCCCCACCTGGATGAGCCCCCCAGTCCCCTCCACTTCTACCGGGACTGGGTCTGCCCCAACAGGCCCTGCATCATCCGAAACGCCCTGCAGCACTGGCCAGCCCTCCGGAAGTGGTCCCTCCCCTACCTCAG GGCCACCGTGGGCTCCACAGAGGTGAGTGTGGCAGTGACCCCAGATGGCTACGCGGATGCCGTGCGAGGGGACCGCTTTGTGATGCCTGCTGAGCGCCGCCTGCCCCTGAGCCACGTGCTGGACGTACTGGAGGGCCGAGCCCAGCACCCTGGGGTTCTCTACGTGCAGAAGCAGTGCTCCAACCTGCCCACCCAGCTGCCCCAGCTGCTGCCTGATGTGGAGCCCCATGTGCCCTGGGCCTCTGAGGCGCTGG GGAAGATGCCTGATGCTGTGAACTTCTGGCTGGGAGAGGCAGCTGCAGTGACATCAT TGCATAAGGACCATTATGAGAACCTCTACTGTGTGGTCTCGGGAGAGAAACACTTCCTGCTGCATCCACCCAGTGACCGGCCCTTCATCCCCTATG AGCTGTACACACAGGCAACCTACCAGCTAACCGAAGAGGGCTCATTCAAGATGGTGGATGAAGAGGCCATGGAGAAG GTGCCGTGGATCCCCCTGGACCCCCTGGCTCCAGATCTGGCCCGGTACCCCAGTTACTGCCAGGCCCAGGCACTTCGCTGCACAGTGCGGGCGGGTGAGATGCTCTACCTGCCGGCTCTGTGGTTCCACCACGTCCAGCAGTCCCATGGCTGCATTGCTG TGAATTTCTGGTATGACATGGAGTATGACCTTAAGTACAGTTACTTCCAGCTGCTCGACTCCCTCAGTAAGGTCTCCGGCCTCAACTGA